A genomic window from Gossypium hirsutum isolate 1008001.06 chromosome D10, Gossypium_hirsutum_v2.1, whole genome shotgun sequence includes:
- the LOC107916329 gene encoding protein TIFY 4B isoform X6, translating into MEAGVTTTATTTASFSSILDKPLSQLTEEDISQLTREDCRKFLKEKGMRRPSWNKSQAIQQVISFKALLESNEDSGAGARRKILVCPPPSHFPPQNAVVASNSGESVKEAVFGEEESLYGQKDLSLKAAPVVQMNCQGGDTDDKTLSPSLGSPREYSKLPGRSQCETNELGGQMTIFYCGKINVYDGVPLAKARAIMHLAASPIDFPQGNLCNQNGAFRSFLGHVQEAEDKNDLTSSIALNLNSHIMHTEKMTEYQQQFRGKANISRDSDGQVSRKVSLQRYLEKRKDRRPSIIRPTLALCNDVSHLSNLTEIHIWVLN; encoded by the exons ATGGAGGCTGGGGTAACGACGACGGCGACTACAACAGCGTCGTTCAGTTCGATACTTGATAAACCCCTCAGCCAACTAACCGAAGAAGACATTTCTCAACTCACTCGCGAAGACTGTCGCAAATTCCTCAAAGAAAAAG GAATGCGTAGGCCGTCATGGAACAAATCGCAGGCGATCCAGCAAGTGATTTCGTTCAAGGCGTTGTTGGAAAGCAACGAAGATTCCGGCGCCGGAGCTCGCCGGAAAATCCTTGTTTGTCCACCACCGTCACATTTTCCTCCGCAAAATGCGGTG GTAGCTTCCAATTCTGGTGAGTCAGTAAAAGAAGCAGTCTTTGGAGAAGAAGAAAGCCTGTACGGCCAAAAAGATCTTTCTTTGAAAGCTGCTCCGGTGGTGCAGATGAATTGTCAGGGCGGTGACACGGATGACAAGACTCTTTCGCCTAg TTTAGGCTCTCCACGGGAGTATTCAAAATTGCCTGGCAGAAGTCAATGTGAAACAAATGAGTTGGGTGGGCAAATGACAATTTTTTACTGTGGAAAGATCAATGTGTACGATGGTGTACCACTTGCTAAG GCACGAGCAATCATGCACCTGGCAGCTTCTCCTATTGATTTTCCTCAGGGCAATCTATGTAATCAAAATGGCGCCTTTAGGTCCTTTCTGGGTCATGTACAAGAAGCCGAAGACAAAAACGACCTTACTTCATCTATTGCTTTGAACTTGAATTCTCATATCATGCACACTG AGAAGATGACAGAATATCAGCAGCAGTTTAGGGGAAAAGCAAACATCAGTCGTGATTCTG ATGGACAGGTGAGCAGAAAAGTATCATTGCAGCGATATCTTGAAAAGCGAAAAGACAG
- the LOC107916329 gene encoding protein TIFY 4B isoform X5, with protein sequence MEAGVTTTATTTASFSSILDKPLSQLTEEDISQLTREDCRKFLKEKGMRRPSWNKSQAIQQVISFKALLESNEDSGAGARRKILVCPPPSHFPPQNAVVASNSGESVKEAVFGEEESLYGQKDLSLKAAPVVQMNCQGGDTDDKTLSPSLGSPREYSKLPGRSQCETNELGGQMTIFYCGKINVYDGVPLAKARAIMHLAASPIDFPQGNLCNQNGAFRSFLGHVQEAEDKNDLTSSIALNLNSHIMHTEKMTEYQQQFRGKANISRDSDVDGQVSRKVSLQRYLEKRKDRRPSIIRPTLALCNDVSHLSNLTEIHIWVLN encoded by the exons ATGGAGGCTGGGGTAACGACGACGGCGACTACAACAGCGTCGTTCAGTTCGATACTTGATAAACCCCTCAGCCAACTAACCGAAGAAGACATTTCTCAACTCACTCGCGAAGACTGTCGCAAATTCCTCAAAGAAAAAG GAATGCGTAGGCCGTCATGGAACAAATCGCAGGCGATCCAGCAAGTGATTTCGTTCAAGGCGTTGTTGGAAAGCAACGAAGATTCCGGCGCCGGAGCTCGCCGGAAAATCCTTGTTTGTCCACCACCGTCACATTTTCCTCCGCAAAATGCGGTG GTAGCTTCCAATTCTGGTGAGTCAGTAAAAGAAGCAGTCTTTGGAGAAGAAGAAAGCCTGTACGGCCAAAAAGATCTTTCTTTGAAAGCTGCTCCGGTGGTGCAGATGAATTGTCAGGGCGGTGACACGGATGACAAGACTCTTTCGCCTAg TTTAGGCTCTCCACGGGAGTATTCAAAATTGCCTGGCAGAAGTCAATGTGAAACAAATGAGTTGGGTGGGCAAATGACAATTTTTTACTGTGGAAAGATCAATGTGTACGATGGTGTACCACTTGCTAAG GCACGAGCAATCATGCACCTGGCAGCTTCTCCTATTGATTTTCCTCAGGGCAATCTATGTAATCAAAATGGCGCCTTTAGGTCCTTTCTGGGTCATGTACAAGAAGCCGAAGACAAAAACGACCTTACTTCATCTATTGCTTTGAACTTGAATTCTCATATCATGCACACTG AGAAGATGACAGAATATCAGCAGCAGTTTAGGGGAAAAGCAAACATCAGTCGTGATTCTG ATGTAGATGGACAGGTGAGCAGAAAAGTATCATTGCAGCGATATCTTGAAAAGCGAAAAGACAG